The Mytilus trossulus isolate FHL-02 chromosome 13, PNRI_Mtr1.1.1.hap1, whole genome shotgun sequence genome has a segment encoding these proteins:
- the LOC134695405 gene encoding tripartite motif-containing protein 2-like, with amino-acid sequence MTTATIMNGKVEITLAELIESKFLRCSKCNQIYQDPRILPCLHTFCKNCIEEISHDAPVTTNQENSIDRLQCPICQSFIGIPGEGARAFPENPFLSNLLNIHEYKHPKERKCDYCSFDGKITSAEYLCLDCNDDMCSNCSDAHRRTKITRNHSVIPFKQIQNGLYDHDMRSHQARSCTKHDDQLDFFCEICEILICPQCKNEEHDSHKSIKFDDALPRYKRHINGLLEGIQGRIPSIADYVKYLKSYENSLKESKQKLTENLEAQSKTLHQIIDNYKSEMLANISQKCEAELADLETKSNNLEIAGKSLQDNATYLQYLLHHGRSDEILALHRQITFRLTQLANMQIDGITQKLKMGFSTGTNIEQNIKLLFGKLLLEHVPVSQKEAASALENGQLTVTTMLPPLKNSPEVVKTFDAEGSNDFKDVWPTGVSITQSDEVVTVDRDNKKVKVFDKNGNLTLEFVGKPDDKLGSPFDATVLKNGNIAVTDYETNEVKIFDATGQYLSSISGHFKHPRGITTNSKGHIIVVDCGTLQLTVYDPKTGELLQKIEAVDDKGSKVLVDPYCVAVTNNDNILVTDTAAPNIKIFSSSGKFLAKYGSYGTKQDQILQPYGICCDDYGYIFVADNQNHRIHVLLPDGSFCKYLLTKSDGLWHPMGLAITKNGHFLVTEALGKVRVFRYI; translated from the coding sequence atgACCACAGCAACAATAATGAATGGAAAAGTGGAGATAACTCTTGCTGAACTAATCGAATCAAAATTTCTGAGGTGTTCCAAATGTAACCAGATTTATCAGGATCCCAGGATTCTCCCTTGTTTACATACATTCTGTAAGAATTGCATTGAGGAAATCTCCCATGATGCACCAGTCACGACAAATCAAGAAAATTCTATTGATCGATTACAGTGCCCTATATGTCAATCATTTATAGGAATTCCAGGAGAGGGAGCCCGTGCATTTCCTGAGAATCCATTCTTGTCTAATTtactgaatattcatgaatacaAACATCCAAAAGAACGAAAGTGTGATTATTGCTCATTTGATGGGAAAATTACATCGGCTGAATATTTATGTTTAGACTGTAATGACGATATGTGTAGCAATTGTTCTGATGCCCACCGTCGAACAAAAATAACACGTAACCACAGTGTCATACcattcaaacaaattcaaaatggcctCTATGACCATGACATGCGTTCACATCAAGCACGATCATGTACCAAACACGACGATCAATTGGACTTTTTTTGTGAAATCTGTGAAATTTTGATTTGTCCTCAATGTAAAAATGAGGAGCATGATAGTCATAAGAGTATCAAATTTGACGACGCCTTGCCTCGCTATAAACGTCATATTAATGGATTACTAGAGGGCATCCAAGGTCGTATTCCAAGCATTGCTGACtatgtgaaatatttaaaatcttacGAGAATTCGTTGAAAGAGAGCAAACAAAAACTTACAGAAAATTTAGAAGCCCAGTCAAAGACTTTACATCAAATAATTGACAATTACAAATCTGAAATGCTTGCAAACATTTCTCAAAAATGTGAAGCGGAATTGGCTGACCTTGAAACAAAAAGCAATAACCTTGAAATCGCTGGTAAATCTTTGCAGGATAATGCGACATATCTGCAATATCTACTTCATCATGGACGAAGCGATGAAATCCTTGCTTTACATCGGCAAATTACTTTCCGTCTAACACAACTTGCTAATATGCAAATTGATGGAATTACTCAGAAACTAAAAATGGGGTTCTCCACAGGAACAAACattgaacaaaatattaaacttctCTTTGGAAAACTTCTACTTGAACATGTTCCTGTTAGTCAAAAAGAGGCTGCATCTGCTCTTGAAAATGGTCAGCTGACTGTGACCACTATGTTACCACCATTGAAGAATTCACCAGAGGTCGTGAAAACATTCGACGCAGAGGGAAGTAATGATTTCAAAGATGTCTGGCCAACCGGAGTTTCTATTACGCAGAGTGATGAGGTGGTCACAGTAGACAGGGACAACAAAAAGGTCAAGGTCTTTGACAAGAATGGCAACCTCACTTTGGAATTCGTTGGAAAGCCAGATGACAAGTTAGGATCACCTTTTGATGCAACTGTTctaaaaaatggaaatattgCCGTGACGGATTATGAAACGAATGAAGTTAAGATTTTTGATGCGACTGGTCAATATCTTTCCTCTATTTCTGGTCATTTCAAGCATCCAAGGGGCATAACTACAAACAGCAAAGGTCATATCATAGTTGTAGATTGTGGCACACTACAGTTAACAGTTTATGACCCCAAAACAGGCGAACTTTTACAGAAAATTGAAGCCGTAGATGATAAAGGTTCGAAAGTTCTGGTAGATCCATATTGTGTGGCCGTTACCAATAACGATAACATCTTAGTAACAGACACAGCAGCACCAAATATCAAAATCTTCAGTTCAAGCGGAAAATTCCTTGCAAAATATGGAAGTTATGGCACGAAACAAGATCAAATACTTCAACCCTACGGTATCTGTTGTGATGATTACGGGTATATTTTCGTAGCCGACAACCAGAACCATCGTATTCACGTTCTTCTACCGGATGGTTCATTCTGTAAATATCTTCTGACTAAAAGCGATGGACTCTGGCATCCTATGGGTTTAGCTATCACAAAAAATGGACATTTTCTAGTCACAGAAGCGCTAGGCAAAGTTCGTGTCTTCcgatatatttaa